In one Arachis duranensis cultivar V14167 chromosome 9, aradu.V14167.gnm2.J7QH, whole genome shotgun sequence genomic region, the following are encoded:
- the LOC107464791 gene encoding germin-like protein subfamily 3 member 1 — MLPILFLIPLLLSTTSHASVQDFCVADTTASDTPAGFPCKPEANVTSSDFVYTGLSVPGKIIDLINAAVTPAFVTQFPGLNGLGLSALRLDLGPGGVVPLHSHPGATELLIVKSGHITAGFVSSANSVYIATVKTGELMIFPQGLLHFQVAAGKKGAVAFAFFSSPNPGLQILDFALFASNFSTPLIAKTTFLDPELIKKLKGVLGGSG, encoded by the coding sequence ATGCTTCCCATTCTCTTCCTCATCCCACTTCTCTTATCCACAACTTCCCATGCATCAGTCCAAGACTTCTGTGTGGCAGACACCACAGCATCAGACACCCCTGCAGGTTTCCCCTGCAAGCCGGAAGCCAATGTAACCTCCTCCGACTTCGTCTACACCGGCCTCTCCGTCCCCGGAAAAATCATTGACCTCATAAACGCCGCCGTCACGCCGGCATTTGTCACCCAATTCCCAGGCCTGAACGGCCTCGGCCTCTCGGCCTTGAGGCTAGACCTGGGTCCGGGTGGTGTGGTTCCTCTTCACTCCCACCCTGGCGCCACAGAGCTACTAATTGTGAAGAGTGGCCATATAACTGCCGGGTTCGTCTCTTCGGCGAACTCGGTTTATATAGCCACAGTTAAGACAGGAGAGCTTATGATTTTCCCTCAAGGCTTGCTGCATTTTCAGGTAGCTGCTGGAAAGAAAGGCGCCgttgcttttgctttttttagTAGCCCCAATCCTGGACTTCAGATTCTTGATTTTGCTTTGTTTGCAAGCAACTTCTCTACTCCATTGATTGCAAAGACTACTTTCCTTGACCCTGAATTGATCAAGAAGCTTAAGGGTGTTCTTGGTGGAAGCGGCTAG